In a genomic window of Bacteroidetes bacterium SB0662_bin_6:
- a CDS encoding acetyl-CoA carboxylase biotin carboxyl carrier protein subunit has product MATKQASEHFQIACAGRVMDVSVRADQLTCNGRTVPFSYERLDEERMALLIDGKSYVAVVLEESGDRRRIGVGGSTFDVSLKDERALLLERFGLSGGAESDMLKVHAPMPGMVLSVAVEPGQHVEAGTGALVLEAMKMENELRLERGGTVRAVHVAPGDAVGKNDLLLEIE; this is encoded by the coding sequence ATGGCGACAAAACAGGCCTCAGAACATTTTCAGATAGCATGCGCCGGTCGGGTTATGGATGTTTCCGTGCGTGCGGATCAGTTGACGTGTAATGGCCGCACCGTCCCGTTTTCCTACGAACGCCTTGACGAAGAACGCATGGCCTTGCTGATAGATGGCAAGAGTTATGTGGCGGTGGTCCTGGAAGAATCCGGGGATCGTCGGCGCATAGGGGTCGGCGGTTCTACGTTCGATGTGTCTTTGAAAGACGAACGGGCGCTGCTGCTTGAACGTTTCGGGTTATCCGGGGGAGCTGAAAGCGACATGCTGAAAGTGCATGCGCCTATGCCTGGTATGGTCCTGTCCGTGGCCGTGGAACCGGGGCAACATGTCGAGGCGGGAACCGGCGCCCTGGTCCTCGAGGCCATGAAAATGGAAAACGAATTGCGTCTTGAAAGAGGGGGTACCGTTCGAGCAGTGCATGTAGCGCCCGGCGATGCGGTCGGCAAGAACGATCTCCTTCTCGAAATAGAGTAG
- a CDS encoding TonB-dependent receptor has translation MRCCNVSFLCRAGLAACCAMAVAGTLQAQHTAVISGSVEDAETGEPVRHAQVLAEDANRSSRTDRQGRFEMRFLEPGVYTLTAWRIGYESLTSQIAVGGASDTSRVVLRMSASPIELGEVFVDGQRESVALREADMDMEGKRLRQHLGTTIAETLDNEPGISMRSMGPAPARPVLRGLGGERLLVLEDGGRTGDLSATSADHAVAVDPLMTERIEVVRGPAALLYGPNALGGMINAVRGYVPATRPPETHATAVLQGQSANDGISGGFSVEAPAGAFAWRADGSMRNAGDVSTPVGVLANTDLRTGNGSFGASRIGSWGYAGASGSYYASRYGIPGGFVGAHPKGVDIELSRRYLKAKGMLLDAIPRFPHLEFEASLSRYFHQEYEASGTLGIEFGLLSYYGRILSRVHGRRSNSLTSIWAGHRDFASGGFTFTPNSREWTAAAFRYQDINLRNLSLQGALRYDIRAVRPRTSGRFAVGEVTRAGLIRNRTTGGVSGSLRVLRRFGDRFSAGLGGVRSIRMPGIEELFSTGPHLAAYAFEIGNADLGVEKGLGFEAFAEYRSARFSGSLNAYRNHIRDYIYPRNTGRLNVRTLLTEYQQTGSSARMTGSEASFSLRAAPSVTLSGSGAYVRGTLIDDDEPMSFIPPLRGRLEAAYARGKIRLSGSAEAARRQDRLGEFEEPTDGYVVFGAHAQYHLSLGRILYTFDIGVENATNAEYRDHLSKVKSIMPQQGRNVKILIKALW, from the coding sequence ATGCGTTGTTGCAATGTTTCGTTTCTTTGCCGGGCCGGGCTTGCAGCGTGTTGCGCGATGGCGGTCGCCGGGACGCTGCAAGCCCAGCATACGGCGGTGATCTCGGGCTCCGTAGAGGATGCGGAAACCGGAGAACCCGTGCGCCATGCCCAGGTGCTGGCGGAAGACGCCAACCGCAGTTCCAGAACGGATCGGCAAGGCCGTTTCGAGATGCGGTTTCTGGAGCCGGGGGTCTACACGCTTACCGCCTGGCGCATAGGCTATGAGTCGCTGACGAGCCAGATTGCGGTGGGCGGCGCCTCGGATACGTCTCGCGTCGTGCTGCGCATGTCGGCTTCTCCGATTGAATTGGGGGAAGTCTTCGTGGACGGGCAACGCGAGTCCGTCGCGCTCCGCGAGGCCGATATGGATATGGAGGGCAAGCGGCTTCGGCAGCATCTCGGAACGACGATCGCCGAAACGCTCGACAACGAACCCGGCATTTCCATGCGATCCATGGGGCCCGCTCCCGCCCGCCCGGTGTTGCGCGGTTTGGGCGGCGAGCGGCTACTGGTCCTGGAGGATGGCGGGCGCACCGGAGACCTGTCCGCTACGTCCGCCGATCACGCGGTCGCGGTAGATCCGCTAATGACGGAACGGATTGAGGTGGTGCGTGGTCCGGCAGCGCTGCTGTACGGGCCGAATGCGCTGGGCGGCATGATAAACGCGGTCCGCGGATATGTGCCCGCGACCAGGCCGCCGGAGACGCATGCCACGGCCGTGCTGCAAGGGCAATCCGCCAATGACGGGATTTCGGGCGGGTTCAGCGTCGAAGCGCCCGCGGGCGCTTTTGCATGGCGCGCCGACGGCAGCATGCGCAATGCGGGGGACGTATCCACGCCGGTCGGCGTCCTGGCCAACACCGACTTGAGGACCGGAAACGGTTCTTTCGGCGCGAGCCGCATCGGCTCGTGGGGATATGCAGGCGCTTCGGGCAGTTATTACGCCTCCCGGTACGGCATACCGGGCGGATTCGTCGGGGCGCACCCGAAGGGCGTGGACATTGAATTATCCCGCCGCTATCTGAAAGCGAAGGGCATGTTGCTGGACGCGATTCCCCGGTTCCCGCATCTGGAATTCGAGGCGTCGCTTTCGAGGTATTTTCATCAGGAGTACGAAGCAAGCGGGACGCTGGGCATCGAGTTCGGACTCCTGTCGTATTACGGCCGGATTCTTTCCCGCGTCCATGGCCGCAGAAGCAACAGTCTGACGAGTATCTGGGCCGGACACCGGGATTTTGCTTCCGGCGGATTTACGTTCACGCCGAACTCCCGGGAATGGACGGCCGCGGCGTTCCGGTATCAGGATATCAATCTGAGGAACCTGTCGCTTCAGGGGGCGCTTCGGTACGATATACGCGCCGTGCGTCCCCGCACCAGCGGGCGTTTCGCTGTGGGCGAGGTAACGCGCGCCGGACTGATTCGGAACCGAACGACCGGGGGCGTTTCCGGTTCTTTGCGGGTCTTGCGTCGATTCGGCGACCGTTTCTCTGCGGGCCTGGGTGGCGTGCGCTCCATTCGCATGCCGGGGATCGAAGAACTTTTTTCGACAGGGCCTCACCTGGCGGCCTACGCCTTCGAAATAGGTAATGCGGACCTTGGCGTCGAAAAGGGGTTGGGCTTCGAGGCGTTCGCGGAATACCGCAGCGCGCGTTTTTCCGGATCACTGAATGCGTATCGAAACCATATCCGGGACTACATTTACCCCAGAAATACGGGCCGGCTCAACGTGCGCACCCTGCTGACGGAATATCAGCAAACCGGTTCGTCGGCCCGCATGACGGGGTCGGAAGCTTCCTTTTCGCTGCGGGCGGCGCCTTCCGTCACGCTTTCCGGGTCGGGCGCGTATGTCCGGGGTACGCTAATCGACGACGACGAGCCGATGTCCTTCATTCCTCCCTTGCGGGGGCGGCTGGAAGCAGCGTACGCCCGCGGGAAGATCAGGCTGTCCGGTTCCGCGGAGGCGGCGCGGCGGCAGGATCGTCTGGGGGAATTCGAGGAACCGACCGATGGGTATGTCGTGTTCGGGGCGCATGCGCAGTACCACCTTTCCCTGGGTCGTATTTTGTACACCTTCGATATCGGGGTGGAGAATGCCACGAATGCCGAATACCGGGACCATCTTTCGAAGGTAAAGAGCATCATGCCGCAACAGGGGCGCAACGTTAAAATATTGATCAAAGCGCTCTGGTAG
- the def gene encoding peptide deformylase, with protein sequence MILPIRLYGDPVLRNGAEDVAGDSASVQQLIDDMIETMRGASGIGLAAPQVGRTERIFVADLAAEIQFEPVPEEASQPMAFINPEIIWESEEEGEFEEGCLSIPDITEAVKRSERIRLTYLDRHFQPQELEVGELPARVIQHEVDHLEGIFFVDRISAFRRRLLRRKLRDVASGKAEADYPLYAGTK encoded by the coding sequence ATGATTCTTCCTATTCGTTTATATGGCGATCCCGTGCTCAGGAACGGCGCTGAAGATGTCGCCGGGGACAGTGCCAGTGTCCAGCAACTTATCGACGATATGATCGAGACCATGCGGGGCGCATCGGGCATTGGTCTGGCTGCTCCTCAGGTGGGCCGCACAGAGCGCATCTTCGTGGCTGATCTGGCAGCGGAAATACAGTTTGAGCCTGTGCCGGAGGAGGCGTCACAGCCGATGGCATTCATCAATCCCGAGATTATCTGGGAGAGTGAAGAAGAAGGCGAATTTGAGGAGGGGTGCTTGTCCATTCCGGATATAACCGAGGCGGTCAAGCGCTCTGAGCGAATCCGGCTGACGTATCTGGATCGCCATTTCCAGCCGCAGGAACTGGAGGTGGGGGAGTTGCCGGCGCGTGTGATTCAGCATGAGGTGGATCATCTTGAGGGCATCTTCTTTGTGGATCGCATAAGCGCATTTCGCAGGCGTCTTCTTCGTCGTAAGCTTCGGGATGTCGCCAGCGGCAAGGCCGAGGCCGATTATCCTCTGTATGCGGGGACCAAATGA
- the ruvX gene encoding Holliday junction resolvase RuvX: MLPKHRRLSDCMDALPRIIGIDYGTQRIGLAMSDPLRLYAQSLGAYSSDEAIRQLASLNTDPGFDTIVVGWPLTLSGEEGPATDVVQPFIRLLSRRFPGKKVVMQDERYSSVRARNLLVRSGVRKKARRRKERIDAAAAAVILQDYIDETQEQTS; the protein is encoded by the coding sequence ATGCTGCCGAAGCATCGTAGGCTATCAGATTGTATGGACGCATTGCCTCGCATCATCGGTATCGACTACGGCACGCAGCGAATCGGCCTGGCCATGTCCGACCCGCTTCGGCTGTATGCGCAATCCCTTGGGGCGTACTCCAGTGACGAGGCAATACGGCAGCTTGCGTCCCTGAATACCGATCCCGGATTTGACACGATCGTTGTGGGGTGGCCTTTGACCCTGTCGGGAGAGGAGGGACCGGCTACGGATGTTGTACAGCCTTTCATTCGCCTTCTTTCCAGGCGGTTTCCCGGCAAGAAAGTCGTTATGCAGGATGAACGGTATTCCTCGGTCCGGGCAAGGAATTTGCTGGTCCGATCGGGCGTTCGGAAGAAAGCCCGCCGGCGGAAGGAAAGAATAGATGCCGCCGCTGCCGCAGTCATTCTTCAGGATTATATTGACGAGACACAGGAGCAAACATCCTGA
- a CDS encoding integration host factor subunit beta gives MSDASGTQTRKDVARRVAESMGEPVYKVEPWVRAVIHAIRDIMIDADPEVRIELRDFGVFEVKKTKARPKARNPRTNETIFVPGRRKTHFRPGKRLKKVLQEPLPESTHRIPDEHIAGDSMQTPDAAEAS, from the coding sequence ATGTCCGATGCATCCGGTACGCAGACCCGGAAAGATGTGGCTCGTCGGGTTGCAGAATCCATGGGTGAGCCGGTTTACAAGGTGGAACCCTGGGTTCGAGCGGTTATCCATGCCATCCGTGATATCATGATCGATGCCGATCCGGAGGTGCGCATCGAGTTGCGCGATTTTGGCGTATTCGAGGTCAAAAAGACCAAAGCCAGGCCAAAGGCCCGCAACCCGAGAACGAACGAGACGATCTTTGTACCCGGCCGGCGCAAGACACATTTCAGACCGGGCAAGCGGCTAAAGAAGGTTTTGCAGGAGCCCTTGCCTGAATCGACGCATCGGATTCCGGATGAGCATATAGCCGGCGATTCCATGCAAACCCCTGATGCTGCCGAAGCATCGTAG